A stretch of the Halomonas sp. CH40 genome encodes the following:
- a CDS encoding dihydropteroate synthase encodes MTDTVISSASKEVVIGFDRPFVVIGERINPTGRKQLAAEMAAGDFTRVIQDVEAQLANGAHMLDVNAGIPLADEPAILAQTIQLVQSITDVPLCIDSSIIKALEAGLNVYKGKALVNSVTGEDESLEAVLPLVKKHGAAVVAISNDETGISQDPDVRFSIAKKIVERAADHGIPACDVVVDPLVMPIGAVGSSGRQVFALCHRLQKELKVNTTCGASNVSFGLPNRNGINAAFMSMAIASGMTSAITNPLHQEIMTSIMGADVMMNHDPDCMRWIQKFREPPAANADGSEGRGRRQTRRRRAVT; translated from the coding sequence ATGACTGACACCGTCATCAGCTCAGCCAGCAAGGAAGTCGTGATTGGCTTTGATCGCCCCTTCGTGGTGATTGGCGAGCGCATCAACCCCACTGGCCGCAAGCAGTTGGCCGCTGAGATGGCCGCAGGTGATTTCACCCGGGTGATCCAGGATGTCGAAGCCCAGTTGGCCAATGGCGCCCATATGCTGGATGTCAACGCCGGTATTCCGCTGGCCGATGAACCGGCGATCCTGGCCCAGACTATCCAGCTGGTGCAGTCGATTACCGATGTGCCGCTGTGTATCGATTCCTCGATTATCAAGGCGCTTGAAGCGGGCCTGAACGTCTACAAGGGCAAGGCGCTGGTCAACTCGGTAACCGGTGAGGATGAAAGCCTCGAAGCGGTGCTGCCGCTGGTCAAGAAGCACGGCGCTGCCGTCGTCGCCATTAGCAACGATGAAACCGGCATTTCCCAGGATCCGGACGTACGTTTCAGCATTGCTAAGAAGATTGTTGAGCGTGCCGCTGATCATGGCATTCCCGCCTGCGATGTGGTGGTTGATCCGCTGGTCATGCCGATTGGCGCGGTTGGCAGTTCAGGCCGTCAGGTGTTTGCCCTCTGTCATCGCCTGCAGAAGGAGCTCAAGGTCAACACCACCTGCGGGGCGTCCAACGTCAGCTTTGGTTTGCCCAACCGCAACGGCATCAATGCGGCCTTTATGAGCATGGCGATTGCATCGGGCATGACCTCAGCGATCACTAACCCGCTGCACCAGGAAATCATGACCTCCATCATGGGGGCTGACGTCATGATGAACCATGACCCGGACTGCATGCGCTGGATCCAGAAATTCCGCGAACCGCCTGCCGCCAATGCGGATGGCAGCGAAGGGCGTGGCCGCCGCCAGACCCGCCGTCGCCGTGCGGTGACCTGA
- a CDS encoding ASKHA domain-containing protein: MSVNQQSATPEAAADALVVFTPSGRRGRFPVGTPVLEAARALGVDIDSVCGGRGLCGRCQVDLCEGNFTKHGVESRADHLTDKSDTENAWEKRRGALREGRRLSCSTQLLGDVLIDVPSASQVHRQIVRKRAEVLDIALDPIVRLYVVDVQEPDMHLPASDLRRLKEALAYEWNLSELGNDIRVVQQLQVALRQGNWQVTVAVYDDQRIIGVWPGFQSQIYGMAVDVGSTTIAAHLCNLQTGEVVASAGRMNPQIRYGEDLMSRVSYIMMHPGGDEAMTRSVRDALNELTVELAEEAGVNVDAILEATFVGNPIMQSLVFGINPVELGGAPFALATDEAIDGLWATEMDLVIHPNARVYGLPCIAGHVGADTAGMILSETPYLGEELMLLVDVGTNAEIVLGNRHRLLACSSPTGPAFEGAQISGGQRAATGAIERVRIDPLTLEPRYSVIGCDLWSNQPGFAEEAAGVTGICGSGIIEVVAEMFLAGIINQDGVIQGELAERSERIIADGRTFSYVLHQDDQRTIAITQTDIRAIQLAKAALYAGIRLLMEQFGTQHVDRIRIAGAFGAHIDVKYAMVLGLIPDCELEHVTSAGNAAGTGARIALLSRKARRDIEEVVRQVEKIETATEPRFQEHFVGAMAIPHKTDPFPLLRQHVMLPAPVNVQGSGESRGSRRRRRQQQVH, translated from the coding sequence ATGTCGGTTAATCAACAATCTGCAACCCCAGAGGCAGCGGCCGATGCGCTTGTCGTGTTTACGCCTTCCGGTCGGCGCGGGCGCTTTCCCGTTGGTACCCCGGTGCTTGAAGCGGCGCGGGCGCTGGGGGTCGATATCGATTCGGTATGCGGCGGCCGCGGCCTGTGCGGGCGCTGTCAGGTGGACCTGTGTGAAGGCAACTTTACCAAGCATGGGGTGGAATCCCGCGCTGATCATCTGACTGACAAGAGCGACACTGAAAATGCCTGGGAAAAACGCCGTGGCGCCCTGCGCGAAGGGCGCAGGCTGAGCTGCTCCACCCAGCTGCTAGGTGATGTGCTGATTGATGTGCCGTCTGCCAGCCAGGTGCACCGCCAGATCGTGCGCAAGCGCGCTGAAGTGCTGGATATTGCTCTGGACCCTATTGTGCGCCTGTACGTGGTGGATGTGCAGGAGCCGGACATGCATCTGCCTGCCTCTGACCTGCGTCGCCTCAAGGAGGCGCTGGCCTACGAGTGGAACCTGAGTGAACTGGGTAACGATATCCGTGTGGTGCAGCAGCTGCAGGTAGCGCTGCGCCAGGGCAACTGGCAGGTGACTGTGGCCGTGTATGACGACCAGCGTATCATCGGCGTCTGGCCGGGTTTCCAGTCCCAGATCTACGGCATGGCAGTAGATGTGGGTTCCACCACGATAGCGGCCCACCTGTGTAACCTGCAGACCGGTGAAGTGGTGGCCTCAGCGGGGCGTATGAACCCACAGATCCGCTATGGCGAAGACCTGATGAGCCGGGTGTCCTATATCATGATGCATCCGGGTGGCGATGAGGCTATGACCCGCTCAGTGCGTGATGCACTCAATGAGCTGACCGTGGAGCTCGCCGAGGAAGCGGGCGTTAACGTGGATGCCATTCTGGAAGCCACCTTTGTCGGTAACCCCATCATGCAAAGCCTGGTGTTTGGTATTAACCCGGTGGAGCTGGGTGGCGCGCCTTTTGCGCTGGCCACGGATGAAGCCATTGATGGCCTGTGGGCCACCGAGATGGATCTGGTGATTCACCCTAACGCCCGCGTATATGGCCTGCCGTGTATTGCCGGGCACGTCGGCGCGGACACCGCCGGCATGATTCTTTCTGAAACGCCTTACCTCGGCGAAGAGCTGATGCTGCTGGTCGATGTGGGCACCAATGCCGAGATCGTACTTGGCAATCGCCACCGTCTATTGGCGTGCTCCAGCCCCACGGGGCCAGCCTTTGAAGGTGCCCAGATCAGTGGTGGCCAGCGGGCAGCCACAGGCGCCATTGAGCGGGTGCGCATTGACCCGCTGACCCTGGAACCGCGCTACAGCGTGATTGGCTGTGACCTATGGTCCAACCAGCCCGGCTTTGCAGAGGAAGCGGCCGGTGTGACGGGCATCTGCGGCTCGGGGATTATCGAGGTCGTCGCAGAAATGTTCCTGGCCGGTATTATCAATCAGGATGGCGTCATTCAGGGGGAGCTGGCTGAGCGTAGTGAGCGCATTATTGCCGATGGGCGAACCTTCAGCTATGTGCTCCACCAGGATGACCAGCGCACCATTGCGATTACCCAGACGGATATACGCGCCATTCAACTGGCCAAGGCGGCGCTGTATGCCGGTATTCGCCTGCTGATGGAGCAGTTTGGTACGCAGCATGTTGACCGTATCCGCATTGCCGGGGCCTTTGGTGCGCATATTGATGTCAAGTACGCCATGGTGCTGGGGCTGATCCCTGATTGTGAGCTGGAACACGTCACCTCTGCCGGTAATGCGGCGGGCACCGGTGCGCGTATTGCCCTGCTCAGCCGTAAGGCACGGCGGGATATTGAAGAGGTGGTGCGCCAGGTGGAGAAAATCGAAACCGCCACTGAGCCGCGCTTCCAGGAGCACTTTGTCGGAGCCATGGCGATTCCGCATAAGACCGATCCCTTCCCGCTGCTGCGCCAGCACGTCATGCTGCCTGCACCTGTCAACGTCCAGGGCAGCGGTGAATCACGCGGTAGCCGTCGTCGCCGTCGCCAGCAGCAGGTGCACTAG
- a CDS encoding hydantoinase/oxoprolinase family protein — MKREPTMTYRLGIDTGGTYTDAVILDQHDAVVATAKRLTTRLNLQQGIADALDALPAALLENVTLVALSSTLTTNAAVEGKGAPIGVILIGYDQRQSQATGLHSLLGSREIANIDGGHDADGQPLCPLDETTLRERIAAWQGRVSAFAVSSTFSVRNPAHELRAAEIVREMTASPVTCGHELAASLGAPRRAMTSALNARMIAYVGELIAAVRGILEQHTIQAPLMIVKGDGSLISADSAILQPITTVLSGPAASVNGAMLLSGQRNLIVADMGGTTTDIAVVRNGRPTLCHDGARVGSWQPMVEAIKLYAIGLGGDSEVAYDTAHGVAIGPRRVVPLSLLVSQYPHLLDALRRQLNILPTSSHLRFALRLQADATRLNQLGRNEKAAWERLADGPIEMLTAVEHERWLARALASLERRGLVIFSGFTPTDAAHVLGLSAHWNVEAARLAALSWARRMRRQYGVGRWADGDAQGPAQDVFQRVVKAIATKLIEAGLHDADTNRDPAQLAQSLAGLILQRGQRDADSVFALNFSPDAPVVAVGGPAASYYPSVGEALGAAVMLPVNGEVANAIGTVLGQVVQRVHVTVIQPFRGCFRVFLPNGPKDYDTQDAAYAAARESAAQRAEQLALQSGASKVEVGFEVDENSVDHDIDGSVFFEARITALATGTPYIKCTA; from the coding sequence ATGAAGCGTGAGCCAACAATGACTTATCGGTTGGGTATTGATACCGGCGGCACCTATACCGACGCCGTAATACTGGATCAGCACGACGCTGTGGTGGCTACCGCCAAGCGCCTGACAACACGCTTGAACCTGCAGCAGGGAATCGCCGATGCCCTTGATGCCTTACCGGCTGCGCTGCTAGAAAACGTCACTCTGGTGGCGCTTTCCTCAACCCTGACCACCAATGCGGCGGTTGAAGGCAAAGGAGCGCCGATCGGTGTCATCCTGATTGGCTATGATCAGCGTCAGTCTCAGGCTACAGGCCTGCATTCGCTGCTCGGCAGTCGGGAGATAGCCAATATCGACGGTGGCCATGATGCCGATGGCCAACCGTTATGCCCCTTGGATGAAACTACCCTGCGCGAGCGTATTGCCGCCTGGCAGGGGCGGGTATCGGCGTTTGCGGTGTCGTCGACTTTTAGTGTGCGCAACCCGGCCCATGAGCTGCGCGCTGCCGAGATCGTGCGTGAAATGACCGCTAGCCCGGTCACCTGTGGCCATGAGTTGGCAGCGTCTCTGGGAGCGCCACGACGGGCGATGACCTCAGCGCTGAACGCCCGCATGATTGCCTATGTAGGTGAGCTGATTGCGGCGGTGCGCGGGATTCTGGAACAGCACACCATCCAGGCGCCGCTGATGATCGTCAAGGGTGATGGTTCGCTGATTTCCGCCGACAGCGCCATCCTGCAGCCCATCACCACGGTACTTTCTGGCCCGGCGGCCAGCGTCAACGGGGCCATGCTACTAAGCGGGCAGCGCAACCTGATTGTGGCCGATATGGGCGGCACCACTACGGATATTGCCGTGGTGCGCAACGGTCGACCAACGCTTTGCCATGATGGCGCCAGGGTAGGTAGCTGGCAACCGATGGTTGAAGCGATCAAGCTGTACGCCATCGGCCTGGGGGGCGATAGCGAAGTGGCTTACGATACGGCGCATGGGGTAGCAATTGGCCCACGCCGGGTGGTGCCGTTAAGTCTGCTGGTGAGCCAATACCCGCATCTTCTCGACGCCTTACGTCGCCAGCTGAATATTCTACCCACCAGTAGCCATCTGCGTTTTGCGCTGCGTTTGCAGGCGGATGCCACGCGCCTCAACCAGTTGGGGCGCAACGAAAAAGCCGCCTGGGAGCGCCTCGCTGACGGCCCTATCGAAATGTTGACCGCCGTGGAGCATGAGCGCTGGCTGGCGCGTGCCCTGGCCAGCCTGGAGCGCCGGGGGCTGGTGATTTTCAGTGGCTTTACTCCGACGGATGCGGCTCATGTGCTGGGGCTATCCGCCCACTGGAATGTGGAAGCCGCGCGGCTGGCGGCGCTGAGCTGGGCGCGCCGGATGCGTCGCCAGTACGGTGTCGGGCGCTGGGCTGACGGAGATGCCCAGGGCCCGGCGCAGGATGTATTTCAACGGGTGGTGAAAGCGATTGCCACCAAGCTGATTGAAGCAGGTTTGCATGATGCTGATACCAACCGCGACCCGGCTCAATTGGCCCAGTCGTTGGCAGGCCTGATATTACAGCGGGGGCAGCGTGATGCGGATTCCGTCTTTGCGCTGAACTTCTCCCCGGACGCTCCTGTGGTAGCCGTGGGTGGCCCAGCGGCCAGCTATTACCCAAGTGTCGGGGAAGCGCTAGGGGCCGCCGTCATGTTGCCCGTCAACGGGGAGGTGGCTAACGCCATTGGAACCGTGTTGGGGCAGGTGGTTCAGCGGGTGCATGTCACCGTCATTCAGCCGTTTCGCGGCTGTTTCCGGGTGTTTCTGCCTAATGGCCCCAAAGACTACGATACCCAGGATGCAGCCTACGCTGCCGCTCGGGAGAGCGCTGCCCAGCGTGCCGAGCAGTTGGCGTTGCAATCCGGTGCAAGTAAGGTGGAAGTGGGGTTTGAGGTGGATGAAAACAGTGTTGACCATGATATCGATGGCAGTGTTTTCTTTGAAGCGCGTATTACGGCCCTGGCTACGGGTACGCCGTACATCAAGTGTACGGCGTAA
- a CDS encoding aromatic ring-hydroxylating dioxygenase subunit alpha → MTTQPITLIDDPLAAARQATIDLLQSHQQGFSLPQPFYNDERLYAIDMEEIFGQEWLFAGMTCEIPAKGNFISLDIGDNPIIVLRGAEGKVAAFHNVCRHRGSRLCMKEKGKVAKLVCPYHQWTYELDGRLLFAGSDMGDDFDLSKYGLKPVHVKTAGGFIFISLADVPPAFEEFPVALDRYLAPYDMENVKVAVESTLIEETNWKLVIENNRECYHCSGSHPELLNSLMEFDDTEDPRATPAYKALVAKKGADWDAQQVPWTMTKVGLQNRMTRTPLLDGAVSMTADGKQACRKLMGNLQSADMGSLRILHLPNSWNHFMGDHAVVFRVLPLGPQKTMVTTKWLVHKDAVEGIDYDPQAMRMVWDATNDQDRKLAEENQRGINSKAYQPGPYSPTFERGIIDFLDWYSERMLSHLGAQLPYLYAVES, encoded by the coding sequence ATGACGACCCAGCCGATCACCCTGATCGACGACCCACTTGCTGCTGCACGCCAAGCCACCATTGACTTGCTGCAGTCACACCAACAAGGGTTTTCGCTGCCACAGCCGTTCTATAACGACGAGCGTTTATACGCTATCGATATGGAAGAGATATTCGGCCAGGAGTGGCTGTTTGCGGGAATGACCTGTGAAATCCCGGCCAAGGGTAATTTCATCAGCCTGGATATCGGCGACAATCCGATCATTGTGCTGCGCGGCGCTGAAGGCAAGGTAGCGGCGTTTCATAATGTCTGCCGCCATCGTGGTTCACGGCTGTGCATGAAGGAAAAAGGCAAGGTCGCCAAGCTGGTCTGCCCTTACCATCAGTGGACCTACGAGCTGGACGGTCGCCTATTGTTTGCCGGTAGCGATATGGGTGATGATTTTGACTTGAGTAAATATGGCCTGAAGCCTGTCCACGTCAAAACGGCCGGTGGTTTCATATTCATCAGCCTCGCAGACGTTCCTCCGGCCTTTGAGGAATTTCCTGTCGCTCTTGACCGTTATCTGGCCCCCTATGATATGGAAAACGTCAAGGTCGCGGTCGAGTCCACCCTGATTGAAGAAACCAACTGGAAGCTGGTCATCGAAAACAACCGCGAGTGCTACCATTGCAGCGGCTCTCATCCCGAACTTCTCAACTCACTGATGGAGTTTGACGATACCGAAGACCCTCGGGCCACGCCTGCCTACAAGGCACTAGTCGCCAAAAAAGGCGCCGACTGGGACGCCCAACAGGTGCCCTGGACGATGACCAAAGTCGGGCTTCAGAACCGCATGACGCGCACCCCTCTGCTTGATGGTGCGGTCTCGATGACAGCGGATGGCAAGCAGGCCTGCCGCAAACTGATGGGCAATCTGCAGAGTGCCGATATGGGTTCACTGCGCATTCTGCATTTGCCCAATTCCTGGAATCACTTCATGGGTGATCATGCAGTGGTCTTTCGGGTATTACCGCTTGGCCCGCAGAAAACCATGGTGACCACCAAATGGCTGGTGCATAAGGATGCCGTCGAGGGCATTGATTACGACCCACAGGCCATGCGTATGGTGTGGGATGCCACCAATGACCAGGATCGCAAACTTGCTGAAGAAAACCAGCGCGGCATCAACTCAAAGGCCTATCAGCCAGGGCCTTATTCGCCGACATTTGAACGCGGTATCATTGATTTCCTCGACTGGTACAGCGAACGCATGCTGAGCCACCTGGGCGCCCAGCTTCCCTACCTCTACGCAGTGGAATCCTGA
- a CDS encoding hybrid-cluster NAD(P)-dependent oxidoreductase produces the protein MTMNFLNPVTTQTWANGRHLVRCVKIIQETWDVRTFCFMAEQPILFFFKPGQFVTLELEINGEQVMRSYTISSSPSVPYSFSITVKRIPGGKVSNWLHDNFQVNDELAVHGPVGNFNAIDYPADKLLLLSGGVGITPLMSMARWFFDTNAAVDIEFVHSARTPKDVIFHRELEHIFSRIPDFRLHIVCERGDDLGEAWSGFRGFLNQPMLELMAPDFMEREIFCCGPEPYMNAVKSLLRSNGFDMSHYHDESFGATPVQVQEDVLELAEQAESEAEDLEVTDMLGVEFALTGKSVRIHPGDTVHNAAAKLGLHIPKACGMGICGTCKVTLLEGEVDMEHNGGITEEDEAAGEILSCCSKPRGNVVIEF, from the coding sequence ATGACAATGAACTTTCTGAACCCCGTTACCACCCAGACCTGGGCCAACGGCCGCCACCTGGTACGCTGCGTCAAGATCATTCAGGAAACCTGGGATGTGCGTACCTTCTGCTTTATGGCCGAACAGCCCATCCTGTTTTTCTTCAAGCCTGGCCAGTTCGTTACGCTTGAACTTGAGATCAACGGCGAACAGGTGATGCGCTCCTACACCATCTCGAGTTCGCCTTCTGTTCCTTATAGTTTCTCGATAACGGTGAAACGGATTCCTGGCGGCAAGGTGTCCAACTGGTTGCACGACAACTTCCAGGTGAATGATGAACTGGCGGTCCACGGCCCTGTGGGTAACTTCAATGCGATCGATTACCCGGCAGACAAATTACTCTTGCTCTCTGGCGGCGTGGGCATTACGCCCTTGATGTCGATGGCGCGCTGGTTCTTCGATACCAATGCCGCCGTGGATATTGAATTTGTGCACAGTGCGCGCACGCCGAAAGATGTGATTTTTCATCGAGAGCTTGAGCATATCTTCTCGCGGATACCCGATTTCAGGCTGCACATCGTGTGTGAGCGTGGTGATGATCTGGGGGAAGCATGGTCAGGGTTCAGAGGCTTTCTTAATCAGCCCATGCTTGAGTTGATGGCCCCTGACTTCATGGAGCGTGAAATCTTCTGCTGTGGGCCAGAACCTTACATGAACGCCGTCAAGTCATTGCTGCGTAGCAATGGCTTTGATATGAGCCACTATCACGATGAATCCTTCGGGGCGACGCCTGTGCAGGTTCAGGAGGATGTTCTTGAGCTGGCGGAGCAGGCGGAAAGCGAAGCTGAAGACCTTGAAGTGACCGATATGCTGGGCGTTGAATTTGCCCTGACGGGCAAGAGTGTCCGCATTCATCCGGGGGATACCGTGCACAATGCGGCTGCCAAGCTTGGGCTGCATATTCCGAAGGCCTGCGGTATGGGCATCTGCGGTACCTGCAAGGTGACGCTACTCGAGGGTGAGGTCGATATGGAGCACAACGGCGGTATCACCGAAGAAGATGAGGCGGCGGGCGAGATCCTGTCCTGCTGCAGCAAGCCGCGCGGCAATGTGGTGATTGAATTCTGA
- a CDS encoding serine hydroxymethyltransferase, translating to MTLSNQKLADYDASLAVAMAEEVSRQEIHIELIASENYASRAVMEAQGSQLTNKYAEGYPGKRYYGGCEHVDQVEALAIKRACDLFEADYANVQPHSGAQANAAVFMALVSPGDTVLGMSLAHGGHLTHGAAPNFSGKHYNAFQYGLDPQTGEIDYVEMERLAREHKPKLIIAGFSAYSRVVDWRRFRNIADEVGAWLLVDMAHVAGLVAAGLYPSPLPHAHVVTSTTHKTLRGPRGGIILSAHHDESLYKKLNGAVFPGQQGGPLMHVIAAKAVAFREAMSQEFVRYQQQVIDNAQAMAEVFIERGYDVVSGGTDDHLFLVSLIRQGITGKDADAALGRAHITVNKNSVPNDPQSPFVTSGLRIGTPAVTTRGFNALECAKLAGWICDILDALATEEGSESVEAAVREQVADICSRHPVYAEVANSAPAMADALAG from the coding sequence ATGACATTGTCCAATCAGAAACTGGCGGATTACGATGCCTCACTGGCGGTGGCCATGGCTGAAGAAGTCAGCCGTCAGGAAATTCATATCGAGCTGATTGCTTCGGAAAACTATGCCAGCCGGGCGGTGATGGAAGCCCAGGGCTCCCAGTTGACCAACAAGTACGCTGAAGGCTACCCGGGCAAGCGCTACTACGGTGGCTGCGAACACGTCGATCAGGTAGAGGCGCTGGCGATCAAGCGCGCCTGTGACCTGTTCGAGGCGGATTACGCCAATGTTCAGCCACACTCGGGCGCTCAGGCCAATGCCGCTGTCTTTATGGCACTGGTATCGCCCGGTGATACGGTGCTGGGTATGAGCCTGGCCCATGGTGGCCACCTGACCCATGGCGCGGCTCCCAATTTTTCCGGCAAGCACTACAATGCCTTCCAGTATGGTCTTGATCCGCAAACCGGGGAAATTGATTATGTCGAGATGGAACGCTTGGCCCGTGAGCATAAGCCCAAGCTGATCATTGCTGGCTTCTCAGCTTATTCCCGCGTGGTCGACTGGCGGCGTTTCCGCAACATCGCCGATGAAGTGGGCGCCTGGCTGCTGGTCGATATGGCCCATGTGGCTGGCCTGGTGGCTGCAGGGCTTTACCCCAGCCCGCTGCCTCATGCCCATGTGGTCACTTCGACGACTCATAAGACCCTGCGTGGCCCACGCGGTGGCATCATTCTTTCTGCCCACCACGATGAAAGCCTCTACAAGAAGCTCAACGGCGCTGTTTTTCCCGGCCAGCAGGGCGGCCCATTGATGCATGTGATTGCTGCCAAGGCGGTGGCCTTCCGCGAAGCGATGAGCCAGGAATTTGTGCGCTACCAGCAGCAGGTCATAGATAATGCCCAGGCCATGGCCGAAGTGTTTATCGAGCGCGGCTATGATGTCGTCTCTGGCGGCACGGATGACCACCTCTTTCTGGTATCGCTGATTCGCCAAGGCATTACCGGCAAGGACGCTGACGCCGCTCTGGGGCGGGCGCATATCACGGTCAACAAGAACTCGGTGCCCAATGACCCGCAAAGCCCCTTTGTTACCTCAGGCTTGCGGATTGGTACGCCGGCCGTGACAACACGTGGGTTCAACGCCCTGGAATGCGCCAAACTGGCCGGCTGGATCTGCGATATTCTCGATGCGCTGGCAACAGAAGAAGGCAGTGAAAGCGTTGAAGCCGCTGTTCGCGAGCAAGTGGCAGATATCTGTTCGCGGCATCCGGTGTATGCAGAGGTCGCCAACTCAGCGCCCGCCATGGCCGACGCCCTGGCAGGATAA